Proteins from a single region of Equus asinus isolate D_3611 breed Donkey chromosome 17, EquAss-T2T_v2, whole genome shotgun sequence:
- the CRY2 gene encoding cryptochrome-2 isoform X1, with the protein MAEALRGLGGGASGRSGGVIGHWAGWGRGPQRRRGRSRGGPAVRAVMAAAAAAAVTVAAAAPAAAAGTEGASSVHWFRKGLRLHDNPALLAAVRGARCVRCVYILDPWFAASSSVGINRWRFLLQSLEDLDTSLRKLNSRLFVVRGQPADVFPRLFKEWGVTRLTFEYDSEPFGKERDAAIMKMAKEAGVEVVTENSHTLYDLDRIIELNGQKPPLTYKRFQAIISRMELPRKPVGSVTSQQMESCRADIQENHDETYGVPSLEELGFPTEGLGPAVWQGGEMEALARLDKHLERKAWVANYERPRMNAASLLASPTGLSPYLRFGCLSCRLFYYRLWDLYRKVKRNSTPPLSLFGQLLWREFFYTAATNNPRFDRMEGNPICIQIPWDRNPEALAKWAEAKTGFPWIDAIMTQLRQEGWIHHLARHAVACFLTRGDLWVSWESGVRVFDELLLDADFSVNAGSWMWLSCSAFFQQFFHCYCPVGFGRRTDPSGDYIRRYLPKLKAFPSRYIYEPWNAPEAVQKAAKCIIGVDYPRPIVNHAETSRLNIERMKQIYQQLSRYRGLCLLASVPSYVEDLSNPVAEPSSSQAGSVSSAGPRPPPSGPASPKRKLEAAEEPPGEELSKRARVAEPPSRAV; encoded by the exons ATGGCAGAAGCGCTccgggggctggggggcggggccaGCGGGAGGAGCGGCGGCGTCATAGGTCACtgggcgggctgggggcggggcccgcAGCGCAGACGGGGGCGGAGCCGCGGCGGCCCAGCAGTCCGGGCGgtgatggcggcggcggcggcggcggcggtgacGGTGGCAGCGGCGGCCcctgcggcggcggcgggcaCGGAGGGCGCCTCCTCGGTGCACTGGTTCCGGAAGGGGCTGCGGCTGCACGACAACCCGGCGCTGCTGGCGGCCGTGCGCGGGGCGCGCTGCGTGCGCTGCGTTTACATCCTCGACCCCTGGTTCGCGGCCTCCTCCTCGGTCGGGATCAACCGGTGGAG GTTCCTGCTTCAGTCTCTGGAAGATCTGGACACCAGCTTACGGAAGCTGAACTCCCGCCTGTTTGTGGTCCGGGGCCAGCCGGCTGACGTGTTTCCGAGGCTCTTCAAG GAATGGGGGGTGACCCGCTTGACCTTCGAATATGACTCCGAACCCTTTGGGAAAGAACGGGACGCAGCCATCATGAAGATGGCCAAGGAGGCTGGTGTGGAGGTGGTGACAGAGAACTCGCACACTCTCTATGACCTGGACAG GATCATTGAGCTGAACGGGCAGAAGCCACCCCTTACCTACAAGCGCTTCCAGGCCATCATCAGCCGCATGGAGCTGCCCAGGAAGCCCGTGGGCTCGGTGACCAGCCAGCAGATGGAGAGCTGCAGGGCCGATATCCAGGAGAACCACGACGAAACCTATGGCGTGCCCTCCTTGGAGGAGCTGG GGTTCCCCACGGAAGGTCTTGGCCCAGCCGTTTGGCAAGGAGGAGAGATGGAAGCTCTGGCCCGCCTGGACAAGCACTTGGAACGGAAG GCCTGGGTTGCCAACTACGAGAGGCCCCGCATGAACGCCGCCTCGCTGCTGGCCAGCCCCACAGGCCTCAGCCCCTACCTGCGCTTCGGCTGCCTCTCCTGCCGCCTCTTCTACTACCGCCTGTGGGACCTGTACAGGAAG GTGAAGCGGAACAGCACACCGCCCCTCTCCCTGTTTGGGCAACTCCTCTGGCGAGAGTTCTTCTACACGGCAGCCACCAACAACCCCAGGTTTGACCGCATGGAGGGGAACCCCATCTGCATCCAGATCCCCTGGGACCGCAACCCCGAGGCCCTGGCCAAGTGGGCCGAGGCCAAGACAGGCTTCCCTTGGATTGACGCCATCATGACCCAGCTGAGGCAGGAGGGCTGGATCCACCACCTGGCGCGGCACGCCGTGGCCTGCTTCCTCACCCGCGGGGACCTCTGGGTCAGCTGGGAGAGTGGGGTCCGG GTGTTTGACGAGCTGCTCCTGGACGCGGACTTCAGCGTGAACGCGGGCAGCTGGATGTGGCTGTCCTGCAGCGCCTTCTTCCAGCAGTTCTTTCACTGCTACTGCCCTGTGGGCTTTGGCCGCCGCACCGACCCCAGTGGGGACTATATCAG GCGATACCTGCCCAAATTGAAAGCGTTCCCCTCTCGCTACATCTACGAGCCCTGGAATGCCCCCGAGGCCGTTCAGAAGGCGGCCAAGTGCATCATCGGTGTGGACTACCCACGGCCCATCGTCAACCACGCCGAGACCAGCCGGCTCAACATCGAGCGGATGAAGCAGATTTACCAGCAGCTCTCCCGCTACCGGGGACTCT GTCTACTGGCGTCTGTCCCTTCCTATGTGGAAGACCTCAGCAACCCGGTGGCAGAGCCCAGCTCGAGCCAGGCTGGGAGCGTGAGCAGTGCGG GCCCAAGACCACCACCCAGTGGCCCAGCATCCCCCAAACGCAAGCTGGAAGCCGCCGAGGAGCCGCCCGGTGAGGAGCTCAGCAAACGGGCCAGGGTGGCAGAGCCGCCGAGCAGGGCTGTCTGA
- the CRY2 gene encoding cryptochrome-2 isoform X2 has translation MKMAKEAGVEVVTENSHTLYDLDRIIELNGQKPPLTYKRFQAIISRMELPRKPVGSVTSQQMESCRADIQENHDETYGVPSLEELGFPTEGLGPAVWQGGEMEALARLDKHLERKAWVANYERPRMNAASLLASPTGLSPYLRFGCLSCRLFYYRLWDLYRKVKRNSTPPLSLFGQLLWREFFYTAATNNPRFDRMEGNPICIQIPWDRNPEALAKWAEAKTGFPWIDAIMTQLRQEGWIHHLARHAVACFLTRGDLWVSWESGVRVFDELLLDADFSVNAGSWMWLSCSAFFQQFFHCYCPVGFGRRTDPSGDYIRRYLPKLKAFPSRYIYEPWNAPEAVQKAAKCIIGVDYPRPIVNHAETSRLNIERMKQIYQQLSRYRGLCLLASVPSYVEDLSNPVAEPSSSQAGSVSSAGPRPPPSGPASPKRKLEAAEEPPGEELSKRARVAEPPSRAV, from the exons ATGAAGATGGCCAAGGAGGCTGGTGTGGAGGTGGTGACAGAGAACTCGCACACTCTCTATGACCTGGACAG GATCATTGAGCTGAACGGGCAGAAGCCACCCCTTACCTACAAGCGCTTCCAGGCCATCATCAGCCGCATGGAGCTGCCCAGGAAGCCCGTGGGCTCGGTGACCAGCCAGCAGATGGAGAGCTGCAGGGCCGATATCCAGGAGAACCACGACGAAACCTATGGCGTGCCCTCCTTGGAGGAGCTGG GGTTCCCCACGGAAGGTCTTGGCCCAGCCGTTTGGCAAGGAGGAGAGATGGAAGCTCTGGCCCGCCTGGACAAGCACTTGGAACGGAAG GCCTGGGTTGCCAACTACGAGAGGCCCCGCATGAACGCCGCCTCGCTGCTGGCCAGCCCCACAGGCCTCAGCCCCTACCTGCGCTTCGGCTGCCTCTCCTGCCGCCTCTTCTACTACCGCCTGTGGGACCTGTACAGGAAG GTGAAGCGGAACAGCACACCGCCCCTCTCCCTGTTTGGGCAACTCCTCTGGCGAGAGTTCTTCTACACGGCAGCCACCAACAACCCCAGGTTTGACCGCATGGAGGGGAACCCCATCTGCATCCAGATCCCCTGGGACCGCAACCCCGAGGCCCTGGCCAAGTGGGCCGAGGCCAAGACAGGCTTCCCTTGGATTGACGCCATCATGACCCAGCTGAGGCAGGAGGGCTGGATCCACCACCTGGCGCGGCACGCCGTGGCCTGCTTCCTCACCCGCGGGGACCTCTGGGTCAGCTGGGAGAGTGGGGTCCGG GTGTTTGACGAGCTGCTCCTGGACGCGGACTTCAGCGTGAACGCGGGCAGCTGGATGTGGCTGTCCTGCAGCGCCTTCTTCCAGCAGTTCTTTCACTGCTACTGCCCTGTGGGCTTTGGCCGCCGCACCGACCCCAGTGGGGACTATATCAG GCGATACCTGCCCAAATTGAAAGCGTTCCCCTCTCGCTACATCTACGAGCCCTGGAATGCCCCCGAGGCCGTTCAGAAGGCGGCCAAGTGCATCATCGGTGTGGACTACCCACGGCCCATCGTCAACCACGCCGAGACCAGCCGGCTCAACATCGAGCGGATGAAGCAGATTTACCAGCAGCTCTCCCGCTACCGGGGACTCT GTCTACTGGCGTCTGTCCCTTCCTATGTGGAAGACCTCAGCAACCCGGTGGCAGAGCCCAGCTCGAGCCAGGCTGGGAGCGTGAGCAGTGCGG GCCCAAGACCACCACCCAGTGGCCCAGCATCCCCCAAACGCAAGCTGGAAGCCGCCGAGGAGCCGCCCGGTGAGGAGCTCAGCAAACGGGCCAGGGTGGCAGAGCCGCCGAGCAGGGCTGTCTGA